CATCACAAACgtaaattctttaatgtattcCCTCACTGAACCCGAATGCCTTAGCCTTTTCAATTTATCCCttgcaagacaagatgcgttgCTAGGAAGAAATTTATCAcgcatttcttttattaatttatcccAGGTAACAATTCTAGGACGACCAGCACTTACATCATCGGCATTTCGAGTCCTCCACCAAAGTTTAGCATCACCCGTCAAATACATTGTGGTAATATTTAACTTGTCAGCGTCAGGCACCCTTGCAACAGTAAAATACTGTTCCATGTCCCAAATGAAATTTTCCAGTTCTTTAGCACTTCTTGCGCCACTAAAGGCCTTAACTTCTTCAATCATAACCTTACATGATTCAACATGATTGGAACTCAACGTAGCCATAGCCCGACACAATACAATGATTTCTGCACAAAGATTCTCATTTTCCTTCTGTAATCCCTCAAGTTTTTGCGTAGTGTGGTACGAAAATCCAAGATTTCAGTGATATAATTATCAACACTCTGTCGATATACACAAATCTCCCCCTGAACTTTCTCAGCGTCAACTCTCAAATCAATGACTTGTCTAAATAAATCCACAAACATAGGGTCTCCTAAAATATCCTCAGTAAACCTCACAAAGGATACAATTTTTCTTGCTACTTCCCACAGTTCTGCGTTCTTCACCATCGTTCAAccgtgctctgataccaattgaaagaggGTCTATTTATTTTTACCAAACATCACTCTAGGCAGTCTTACAAACGTCTAGAACATTCAGCCTACTTTACACCCACGaaattgactaagtatagaaatactttaaaagaaaagttaaacaACAAGAAGACTTTACAGGAACCTGCTCCAACCGTTATTAATCagtaattaatacaaaggaaggcttcacGAATTAGTCTAAGGCTAAAAACACTCTGTCTCAGCCTTAGATGAATTTCTCCCctaaataaaaattctgctCAATGGCAGTTACGTGCGACGGTTACAGTTGACACCTGTCCGACACTTGTCATCACAGGGTTCAAAATTAACTTTCCAACAGCTATATTTCCAACCGatagaatataattaaaattacaatCTTATCTACatgaaatactaatattctaacacttagaatattttaggcTTCATTCCAACATTTAGAATATTTGTTCCAGCatcaacacttagaatattttagttgtcctccaacacttagttttatttcagcagTTCGGGTGAATTGCCTTTGTTGTTAAGTCTTCACAGCCTTGCCATATCAAGTAAACATTCTGACTTGCCAATGCCCTTAACTTGCACGTAAGTCATGCACGTTCAACCTGCCTTGCCAACACCGAAGCACCTCGAACTTGTGTTGCTCTTTTTTGCCATCATCCATgtcaagaccaatgcccaagtccttgacATCTTTGCATATAGTTAGATGAAGTGGTTTGCGGGTCTAACACCTACCTAACTGGAGGAAcatgatcttttttatttaagagGCTTATCATTGCCTATATATGATCCCTTTTTAAAACTCTTAAGTGTAATAAATAATGTTTACATCAGTCTACTCAACATTGACAACTTAAATATAACATCGAGATGCACATGAAAAGTCATTCACTTATTTAGAATCTTTTTTGGCTACATCAAAACTAACATCTTCACCctcatattatcattttttttataatgagaCTCGTCTCAAATTAAAACATAGTGTCTAGAAATAAACAAGGCTATCATTATAATGACTCACCTATTATATAAATTGCAATTGCTAGGTGAAATTAAGGGAAGACCTCATGAAATGTAGACAATATTTATATCTTAGTCTACCtagttatatatttatatcacaTTCCTTTTCACAACCTTTATACCATTTACCCATTCACTATACATCATTACCTAATTAGTTCTATTCATAAGGCTCTCCCTTCAAATGCATAAGTCTGGCTTAGATATATCACCTCATGACTACTTTGTCCTTCTATTAAACATTTGTACTTAATTTTCACTAACGCAATGCCACATCAGCATAAATTCAATTCGAGTTAAAGTATACTCTAACTAATCCTAAATAGTAACATTCGTTTAACTTctatcataaaattatataaattattattccaAAGTCTACACATAAAGGAAAAACTCCAGACTAATGAATTACTAGGTATGTTACCACTACTAGGCACTCTTCTCAATAACTATCTCAATTTATTAGGTTACTATACTTCTAACTTTGGACACTTCCACTATTACTTGTTCATAATTCGCAAATCACATTCTCTTACGGGCAAAAATGCTAACAAAGCACTCTTAAAAAACACTGGCCTTTTAAAGGGATTCACCTGAAGAAACGTTCACAGAAGAGAATTTGAGTTTATATCATTGTTTTTAGCTCGAACGCATGATTTATATGAATAAgaatgcatttttttaaaatcactaCACTTATGCATATTGATAGGCTTCTGTAAACCTTGTTTAAGTCTCTTTGACTTTGTAAAGACATCATATGAGAATAACTCATCGATAATGAGTTTGGCCTATTATTCCTACCAAGTTGAGTATGAAGGGTAGTCTAATGATTTTAGAAATTCATGATTTTGAATAACATTCTTATGACATAGTTCAATTTCATAATCTGGAGTACGAAAGAATGAGAAACATCTCCTAAATGTACACAGTTCAAATTCATAATCTGGAGTACGAAAGAATGAGAAACATCTCCTAAATGTGTTCTAGCCTCTTTATAATAAGTTTAGTTCACAACATATCCATAAGCTAAACTATACTACAGTACACAACTTCATAGACAACCTAAGACAATTTGAACTCTTTAGTCTAATAACAAGTTTGTCATTCTCAGAGCCAATACCTAGGACATGGCCGACACTTAATCATTCCTTGTCCCAAGAAATCTCTTGGCATGATGATTACATAGAGGAAAACTATACATACATGTGGAAGCCTTATAAAGTAGACAATATCACTAGTGGGTTGGGATGTTACAAGATGGTACAAAAAATCTGCACGAAAGTTCAATTATGTTTAGTAAAATCTCGATA
The sequence above is a segment of the Solanum lycopersicum chromosome 10, SLM_r2.1 genome. Coding sequences within it:
- the LOC104649744 gene encoding uncharacterized protein, producing the protein MATLSSNHVESCKVMIEEVKAFSGARSAKELENFIWDMEQYFTVARVPDADKLNITTMYLTGDAKLWWRTRNADDVSAGRPRIVTWDKLIKEMRDKFLPSNASCLARDKLKRLRHSGSVREYIKEFTFVMLGIKNISDEDKLHNFISGMQGWAQKKLQRQNVKDLRSAIGAADSFIDFRTTRPLTDVPPLQTLRKKMRRKGKGKRTVVRTIQMTKEKHK